CTGCGCTCACTGCGTTATAAACGACGACTTCCGGCATCACTTAGATCCCCAAAATTAATACCGATCGTCCTTTCAAATCGTTTTGTATCGCATCGTTGAAAGTGCTCATTCCACTTAAACGAAGGTCTGGGGATTCGGGATTTTTATCATGTTGATCTTCCAGTCAAGAATGAATATCTGTTCTGCGTTGTTCCCAGCGCTGGTGAACCATTGGACGAGAGGCAGATATCCCTCCTCCTTGAAGGAGGTAAATTCGACACTGTCAAGCTTGTGGTAAGGCACGCGGAGCGGCCGCTTTACAGGACCGCGAAAGCTCCCAACGGTGTTAGCATAACGGAGAAAGGCATGAGGGACGCGGAGAGACTGGGCGTCATTCTTGAGAGGAATGGTATCAGGATGGACGGATGTTCCTCCAGCATTGTCCGCCGTTGTATCCAGACAGCGGAACTCATCGCTTCCGGCAATCGATACCGACAGCCCCTGGTGACCAGCGATTCCCTTGGCGGTTCCCCGCTCTTCATGGACGACAGCGAAGCGCTGGACAGAACGCTGGACACCTGTTCGATCGAGGACATCATCGGCAGGCAGCTGGCGAAGGACAAGGTGGCCGGTCTGAAGGATGTCGAGACCGGCCTAAGGATATTCATGGGCAGGGTGCTCGCCGATCCATCCAGGTCATTCGAGGTCTTCGTCAGTCACGACCTCTTCGTATGCCCTTCCGTCCACTATCTGACCGCTACACCGTTCTCGACCGAAGGCTATACCGGTTTTCTGGAAGGGTTCTTCATCGCCGTTCGCGACGATCGGACCAAGATCCTATGGAACTCCCGGTGGTACGACGTCACGGACCGGCTAGGCCGTTTGTTCTCCCGGGGCGATGGCTCAGAGTAAAGACGCCGATAATTCGGCCATATATATGGTTTGAAACGGTCGTCCCATGGGCCATGAACCTCACTGAGGGGCGGTCATTCTGTCCTCCGTCTTCCATCTCCGGCTTTCAAGGTACCATCCGATCGCTAGCGCCGCGATCGACAGAGGCATTGCGATCACGATAGGATCGATGACCTGCCAGGGATTTCCCAGGACCGCATCATTTCCGGTAATGAATTTGCTGATCCCAAGCGGCTGGGATTCAGCGACGTGTACGAAGACCGTCCACAGGAACCATGCGGTGACCCCGACGACCAGGCTTGCTTTCGCTCCGATGAGCGAGACCCTTTTCGAGAAAAGTGCATGAGTGAATAACGGCAGGAAAGAGACCGCGCAGATCCCCATGAACATGGCCGTCGCCCGGGCGATGATGCTTCCAGGCATCACAAATGCCAACGCCACGCTAGCGATGATCATAACTCCGGTGCCAAGCTTGGTCGCGGTCATCGAGGATCTTGCCTGGCTGATCTTCTCATACGGGTCTTTGGCCTTGCGGTTCTTCAGGTGTATCCAAAGGTCATGGCCAGCGGCCGACCCCATGGTGTGGAAGATTGAACTGAGCGTTGACATGGCCGCTGCCAAGAGAGTCAGCATGAACAGGACGATGATGATATCCGGCATGGACGAGTTGATGAAAAGAGGAATGATCTTATCGGTATTGCCGGCCACTTCCGGCTGGGCCAGCGCGATCTTTCCGGTCTGTTGATAGAAATAGACATTGGTCAATGCCCCGACGGTGAAGGCGACCCCCGTCATCATGATTATGAACACTCCTCCGATCGGGACCGCCCGGTTCAGCGCCTTCGAGTCCTTGGCGGTCATGAAGCGGACTATGAGCTGCGGCTGCGCAAGCACGCCGATACCCACGCCCATGACTATGGTGGTGATCATCTTTAGCCAAACTGTGGAACCGAAGGTCGGCATCGATGTCCATCCGGTCATTCCTGCACTGGCAAGTCCGGACGGGACAAGGCTGGACATGTTCGTCAATGCTGTATGGGCGGTTGTCACTCCCCCGAGCATGCTATAGGTAAGGATCAGGACCGCGGTCATCCCTACCATCATCAGGATTCCCTGGAAGGCATCGGTGTACATGACACCCAGCAACCCTCCGAAGACGACATATAAGGCCGTTATGACGGCAAATCCGATCAATGCCCATTCGTATGGAACGCCCAGGACCACATTTATGAAGGAAGCTCCGCCGATAATGACCGCCGATGAATACAATGGCATCGACACCAGGATGAGAATGCTCGTCGAATACTGCATGAACGGTGATTGGAATCTCTTTCCCAGAAGGTCCGGGAAGGTGAGAGCGTTGAGCCTATGGCCCAGACGACGGGTCGGTTTCCCGAACACGATGAACGCCACCAGTATGCCCACCCCGATATTAAGCACAGTGAGCCAGATCACTCCCATGCCCAGCTGGGCGGCCACTCCGCCGAACCCGACAATGGCCGATGTACTGATGAAGGTGGCCCCATACGAAAGTCCGATGATCCAAGGGCTGACCTCCCTTCCGGCGACCAGAAAATGATCGCCACTCTTTGTCTTCTTCCAGGCGAGGTAAGCCAGGAACAAAGTGATCGCGATGTAGATTGCGGTAAAGACCCAAAACAATACGGTGTCCATCCTAATCGTCCTCCTTATTCCACATCATAACACCGTATGCCACGCAAAAGGCTGCCAGCCCAATAGCAATGGCATATGCTATCTGAATCTGTACGTCAACTATTCCGAACACCGAATCCCCCTCCTTTGAATGTGCAGACCCCTGATGGTGTGATATCCAGTCAGTGGTGAAACTTCACATTCATTGAGAACCAGTCAAGCGATGGTTCACATTCTCAATGAAATAAACTGAGATTATTTAAATGTTACATGCTAGTCCGGAACATGATACCTCGTAGCAAGCATTATGAACCAAGAAATAAGCCCCTTGCGGGGCAAAAAAATGTTTAGGCCAGTTCCGGTAGCAATCTGTCATTTCTCTTGTCCAGGTACCAACCGATGAACAGTGCCAGTATCGACAGGGGTATGGCAATGACCAGCGAGTCGACCACGGTCCATGAGGTTCCCGCGAGCAGGGAATCAGAGCCGAAGAGCGCCTTGCAGATGCCCAGGGCCGACGACTCTTTGGTGTGCACGAACGCAGTCCACGCGAACCAGGTCACAGCTCCGACCACCAGGCTCGACTTGGCCGCCAGGAGCGATACCTTCTTGGAGAACAGGGCGTGCGTGAACAGGGGCAGGAATGCCGCCGCGCACAGTCCCATGAACATCGCCGTGGCCCTCGCAATGATGCTGGGCGGCATGATGAAGGCGAGACCGACACTGGCTACGATCATGATCCCGGCACCCACCTTGTTGGCCCTCAGGGTGGAGCACTCCTCCAGTTCGCAGCGTTTGCTCTTGGGCATCAATCTCGTCGTCTTGAAGTGCCTCCAGACGTCGTGACCGGCCGCAGATCCCATCGTATGGAATATCGAACTGAGCGTTGACATGGCCGCTGCCAGGAGAGTCAGCATGAACAGGACGATCACTATGTCTGGCATTGCCCCCGAGTTGATGTAAAGCGGCATTATTTTATCCGTGTTGAGAACGCCATTAGTTGTTGCCATAACAGTGGAAATTTTCTGGTTATGGTCAAAGAAATAGACGTTGGTCAATGCCCCTACGGTATAGGCTACACCGGTCGTGAGGAGGATGAAGACAGCACCTATAGGTATGGCCCGATTCAACGCCTTAGAATCCTTTGCGGTCATGAAACGGACTATCAGTTGAGGTTGCGCCAGCACTCCGATGCCGACCCCCATGATGATCGTTGTCACCATTGTGAGCCATATGTCAGATCCGAAATTCGGCATCGTGGTCCACCCGTTCCAACCACCTTTTGTGAGGCTGCCAATTTGGGCTATGGCGGCGGGTTGATCTTTTAGAGCGGTTAATGCCGAGATTGCGTTGTCCACTCCACCCAATAGAGAGAATGTGATGATCAAGATCAACGACATGCCCAGGATCATAACGCCGCCCTGGAACGCATCGGTGTACATGACCGCGAGAAGACCGCCGAAGACGACGTACGCTGCCGTTATAAGGGCAAATCCCAACAATGCCGTGTTGTAATCCACGTTCAGCGTGACGTTGATGAACTGCGAGCCCCCGATCAGCACTGCCGACGAGTACAGTGGCATCGAAATCAGGATCAGGATGCCTGTGGCATACTGCATAAAGTGCGAGTTGTATCTCTTGCCGATCAGGTCCGGGAAGGTCATGGCCTTGAGCTTCTGTCCCAGCCTCCTGGTCGGTTTTCCGAATACAACAAAGGCGATCAATATGCCCAACGCGATGTTCAGGAACACCAGCCACATCAATCCCATGCCCAGCTGGGCGGCCACTCCGCCGAACCCGACGATCGCCGACGTGGAAATGAATGTGGAACCATACGATAGACCAATGACCCATGGGCTGACGTTCTTGCCAGCGAGAAGGAAATCCTCAGAGCTCTTGGTCTTCTTCCATCCATAGTAGGCCAGGAACAGAGTGATTGCGACATAACCTGCGGTGAACACCCAGAATGTTGCGGTGTCGACCATCTCAATCCTCTTCCTTATTCCACTTGAACCATCCGTAAACGACGCAAACTATCGTCACTCCGATCGCTAGCACATATGCTAGGATTATCTGTGGGTCCTCTATCCCGAACACCATCGAAATCCCCCCATTCGCACTCACAAGGCCGTTTCCTCCGGCGGCCAAGGACTCGCGACCGCAAGGTCGCAGTCGGATTGAGTTTTATAGGAATCGGAGTGGATGTATATTAATGTTACATGTTGTCCCGGTGCATGTTAACACGTGACAATGACCCTTCCCGTCTTCAGAGTCTGCGATTGTCTATGACGCGCTTGGCCTTGCCTTCGAACCGGGGCAGGGAACCAGGCTCGACCAGTTCTATGCATGCGTTGACCATGAGGGTGGTCCTCAGTTTGGAGGCGATCTTGTCCCGCAGGACCTCGATCTTGGCCATATCATCGACGAATCCCTCCGGCTTCAGCTCCACCTTCACGGTCATCTCGTCCAGGGCCCCGGTCCTCTCCACGATGATCTGGAACTCGTTCCCTAGTTGAGGCATTGACAATAGCACATACTCGATCTGCGAAGGGAAGACGTTGATCCCCCGGATGATCAGCATGTCATCGGACCGGCCGCTGATCCTCCCGATCCTCGGGTGCGTCCGTCCGCAGGCGCACGGCGTCTCATCCATGGTGGTTATGTCACCGGTCCGGTACCGGATGATCGGCAACGCCTCCTTCTGCAGCATGGTGATGACCAGTTCGCCCTTCTCGCCCGGACCGACCTTCTTGCCGGTCTTGGGATCGACGATCTCCACGAGCGCCAGGTCGCTCCACACATGCATGCCGTTCTGCCGCTCGCATTCGCACCAGAGCGGACCAGAGAGCTCGCTGGTGCCGTAGATATTAATGCCCCTGACTCCCAGAGACTCGAATATCCGGTCCCTCATGCCATCGGACCAGGGCTCCGCACCTAGCACTCCGATCCTTAGCTTGGTGTCCTTCCTGATGTCGATGCCCATCTTCGCAGCGACCTCACCCAGGTGCATCAAATATGAGGGAGTGCAGGCGATGGCCTTGACGTTCAGGGTCTTGATCAGATCCAGCTGCCTTTCAGAGTTTCCGGTGCTGCTCGGTACCACAGTCGCCCCCAAGCGCTCGGCACCGTAATGCAGGCCCAGCCCGCCGGTGAAAAGACCATAGGTGTAGGCCACTTGAACGGTATCGTCCTGGGTGATCCCACAGGACATGAGCCCCCGGGCGATCGACTCGGACCAGTTGTCCACGTCATGCTTGGTGTAGCCGACGATGGTCGGCTTGCCGGTGGTCCCGGAAGAGGCATGATACCGGACCAGCTCCCTGTTGGAAGCGGTGAACAGCCTCTCCATGGGGATGTCCCGCAGGTCCCCCTTGACCATGAACGGCAGCTTCTCCACATCATCCAGGGTCTTGATGTCGTCCGGTGACACGTGTGCCGCGTCCATACGCTCCCGGTAGAAAGGCGAAAAGCTGTACAACCTGTAGACCAGCGACTTCAGGAGCTTCAGCTGCAGGCCGCGGAGCTCGTCTCCCGGCATCATTTCGACCTTGGGGTTCCAGCACGACATACCGATTCCTCTTATGATCCGAAAATCAGGAAACCAAGGACCTTCGATCGTCCTCAATGCCGCATTACCATCACGGCGTCCATCCCGACCTCGGAAAAGAACAGTGTCAGGTGATATCATGTAGCATATTTGATTCTTTCAGGGAAGGGTCGAAAGAAATGGAAATGACGTCGCCCTTCACTTGAAGGACGATGCGTCCAGTAACTTGGCACCGCTTGCCTTTATGGTGCTGATCGCCCTTTCGATATCCTCGACCCGGATCACCAGGATCGCCCCGGGCTCATTACGGTAGGCATAGGCGTATTCGATGTTGATGCCCGCCTCCTTGAGCACCTTGGTCAGGTCATAAAGGCCGCCCGGCTTGTCCGCCATATGGATGGCGATGACGTCCGTGTAACGCACCACGAAACCGTGCTCCTGCAGCCTGCGCAGGGCCTTTTCCGGGTCGGAGACGAATGCACGGATGACTCCATATCCAGCACCTTCAGCGATGCTGAACGCCAGGATGTTGATGTTCTCCTCGCCCATCGCCTTGCTGAAGTCCATGAGCCGGCCTGGCCTGTTCTCGGAGAATATCGAGAGCTGCTTGATCTTGTACCTGTCCAAATCGTCCGCCATCAGATCTCCCTCCTGTCAATGACCCTTTTCGCCTTACCTTCGAACCGGGGCAGGGTCCCTGGCCCCACCAGTTCTATCACCGGATTGACGTTGAGCAGCGACCGCAGCTTGTGCGCGATCCGCTCCCGGATGCAGTTCAGTTCCAGGATGTTGTCGGTGAACGCCTCCGGTTTCAGCTCCACCCGGACCATCATCGTGTCCAACGCTCCTTTGCGTTCGACCACGATCTGGAACTCGTTCCCCACTTCGGGGTTGGTGTTGAGCGAGTATTCCACCTGGGACGGGAACACATTGATTCCCCGGATAATGAGCATATCGTCCACCCGGCCGGTGATGCGGGTGATACGGGGATGCGTCCGACCGCAGGCGCAGACCTCCTCATCCATTACGGTCAGGTCACCGATGCGGTAGCGGATCAGAGGGAACGCCTCCTTCTGGAGCATGGTCAGGACCATCTCTCCCCTCTCGCCCGCACCAACCGGTTCGCCGGTCTTAGGGTCGACTATCTCCAATAGCGCGAAGTCCCCCCAGAAGTGGATGCCCTGCTGATGCTCGCACTCGCTGAAGAGCGGTCCGGAGAGCTCGCTGGCACCGAAGCAATTGATGCCCTTGACCCCCAATGAATCGTAGATCTTGTCCCGCATCTTGTCCGACCAGGGCTCTGCTCCCAGCAGTCCATACCTCAGTTTGGTGTCGTTCTTCAGGCTGACACCCATCTTCTCTGCCACCTCGCCGACGTGAATCATGTATGAAGGGGTACAGGCCATGGCGGTGACGCCCAGGTCCTGGATAAGCTCCACCTGTCTTTCCGTGTTGCCTGTGCTGGCCGGTACGACCGCCGCTCCGATGCGTTCGGCGGCATAGTGGAACCCCAACCCGCCAGTGAATAGCCCGTAAGTATTGGACACCTGGACCACATCATGCTTTCCCAGTCCGGCGGAGGTGATCGATCGGGCCAGCGATTCTGACCAATTGTCGATGTCGTTCCTGGTATAGCCGACTATGGTAGGCTTGCCAGTTGTTCCAGAAGAAGCGTGATATCGGACGATGTCCTCCTTGGGAGCGATGAATATCTTATCCGGATAGTTCTCCCGATAGTCCTTTTTGGTCATGAAGGGAAGCTTGGCCATGTCGTCCAATGACCGGATATCGTCGGGCGTCACCCCCTTGCTTTCCATCCGGGTGCGATAGAAACGGGACTGGTCGTAGAGCTTGTTCACCAGGTTCTTGAGAAGCTTATACTGTAAGCTCTTCAGTTCGACCTTTGGCATCATTTCGATCTTAGGGTTCCAACATCCCACGAAACCATCCTCCCGGTTCCTGCATCGTGAGTTCGTAAGGAATTGCATCGCGCGGATGTATCCCACTCTTGGGGTCTGTCCCACACTGCGACAAAGTGAACCTGACCCGACTCACTGTGCAGGGTGATAACATGTAGCATATATCAGTTTTCTGAGATTCCGACCATAATGATCGGGCACATGACCAGACGGTTAATATTGCCACTCTGTCATATTGTTATGATGCCCGAGCTACCCGAGGTTGAGCAGGCAAGGCGATACCTGGAAGGAAACGCGCTGAATCGACGGATCGATGCGGTCGAAGTGCTGGACGACGGGGTTCTCAGTGACATTGACGCAGAAACGTTCAGGCAGAGCATGGCCGGCCGTACGATGACCCTTGCCGGCCGACGGGGCAAGCAGATGTTCATCGGTCTTGATGACGGCTCCTACCTGACCATCCACCTTGGCATGACCGGGGACCTGGCCATGGAATACGCCTCAACCCCGAAGTATGCCAGGATCATCTTTCGGTTCGAGGATGGGGCGGTCCTATGCTACACCGACCAGCGCAAGTTCGGTGCCCTAGGCATCGTCGGTTCTGTTGACCAGTTCATATCCGAGCACGCTCTCGGACCGGATGCCCTATGCATCGGCCGTTCTGATTTCGTCGAACGCGTCTCAGGACATAGGAAGGCCATTAAAACGGTGTTGCTGGATCAGCGGGTGCTCTCCGGGATCGGGAACCTATACGCGGACGAGGTGCTCTTCCAGGCAAAGGTCCATCCCGAGGCCCATGCCGATTCCCTTGCCCTGAGCAAACTGAACGAGATCCATCGCCAGATCGGCCTGGTCCTCCGGGCCTCGATCGCTGTTTCGTCTGATTTCTCGGCGCTATCGGCAAAATACTTGGTCAAGGTCAGGGAAGAAGGGGCGGAGTGCCCTAGGGGCAACGGCCGGCTCGTCATGATAAGGGTCGGGGGCCGCACCACGCTGTTCTGCCCCAGGTGCCAGCGCTTATGATCGATGCAGGCCGACTCTTTTCCTCATGGGGACATGTTCCAGTCTTGCCCCGCCTTTCAAATTGATATTATGCCGGGATGCTCCAACATAGCCGAGATGATCATAGAAGTCCACCGAAACGGAAGAGGAGTCCAGTTCGACGGCCATTATCGAATTCCCCGCAGCCTTCCTCTCCAGCTCGGCCATGATCATGCTTCCGATCCCCTTTCCCTGACGTGAGGGCAGAACGAACACCCTCCTGATGTTGCTGCCTAAGAGCGTTCCAGTCCCAACGATAGACCCTTTCTCGACGACCACGATCGTGTAACCGTTGGATGCATCGTCGCTGATATGTTCTGGCGAATGATATTCTTGGAAAAAGCTCACCGCCTCCGGCGGATAGGCCTCTGAATAGCACTCCTCTATGGTGGCCATGATCATCCGGTGAAGTTCATCCAGATCATCGTTTCGGAAGGTGCGGATGGTCTCCGTTTGCATGATGGTCGGAATGCAATGGTCCGCATAACAATTTGTGGTCCGTTCATATCTGCCTCTGCCTTTGGCACAGATATAGATTTAACAGGGACGGCCGTTGCATAATCCGCGTGATCGCATGCAGCTTGACAAGAAGGACAGGATGATCGTCTCGATGTATGCCAAGGACCCCGGCGTATCCCAGGAGCAGATCGCCAAGGAAGTGGACCTTTCACAGCCTTCGGTGGCGGTGCGTATCAAGAAGCTCAAGGACAGCGGGGCCATCCAGACCATGACCGGCATTAACCCGCTTAAGATGGGGCTCTACATGGCCAAGGTGGACATCGCCTCGAACAATCCCAGCGTCATCCTGGACATGTTTCGCAACTGTCCCTATTTCGCCAATGGGTTCACAATTTCCGGGCGCAACAACCTGTGTCTGATGTTCGTCAGCGAGAACATCGCCACCCTCGAGTCGATCGTCAATGGGCATTTGCGTTCCAGCAAGTTCGTCAAGGAGCTGGACTTCAACATCATCATCAGCGCCGAAAGGGACCTGGTGCTGCCGACCGTCCTCACCCCGGAGCATTCCAAGACCCCTCCCTGCGGTGTCGATATCCAATGCAAGGACTGCCGTTCCTTCACCGAGAGGAAATGCATGGGCTGTCCCATCACCGGACAGTATCAAGGCTGGTTCTATTGATCGTTTGTTCGATCGGTCTTTCACATCTTTCCGAGACGCTCATCCACCAGGCATATGCTTATCAAGTGGCGCCTCTGTAAAAAAACCGTAGAGCGAGGCGAATGCGATGGACAAGTTCGAACAATACTTGGAACAGATGAAGGCGCTCGGCCCGGAACAGGTGAGGAACCTCATAGAGACCAACAAGAAGAAGTGCATCTGCGCTTCCTGCCCCACTTACAACGAATGCGCCGCCCGAAAGAGGGAGCGTTTATACTGCCTTCTTGGCCGGAGCAAGGAATGTCAGTTGGACGAGCTGGGGTGCGTGTGCCCGGACTGTCCGGTGACCGTTGACCTGGACCTCAGGAACACCTACTATTGTACCCAGGGTTCGGAAAAGGAAATGCGTCTTCCCAAATAATGAACTCAATACTTTGTGGTCGGATCGTCAAGCCGGACAAGTTCTATGCCCTCGCCCATCCGCGGATGGTCGGTGACCTTTAGGTCCGCATCATGGGAGGCACCGTCCGTCCTCGAGCCCGTCGCTACCGTCTCCCGGTTCATGCCTGACGCCATGAGGATGAACCCCACCACGCCGAGGAACACCGAGGTCAGGCCGACAGGGACCAGATAGGGGGAATCAGACGAGCTGGAATAGTTCAAACAGAGCGCCATGCCCAGGAATCCGGACACGCTCAGTGTCAGCCCGCGAACGAAATGCCCCAAGATCTTTGCCTCATCGTAATTATTCCCGGCAACCTTAAAGTGCCTTCGCATCCGGTTATCAAACGCGCATAAAGGTGAATCTGTCCGTTCTCGTGACCTGACAATTATCTCTGGAAAAGGGTTCCAGTCCACCGAAATCTATTAGCGGCTGGGGGTCTTGCCCGGGAAGGGGAAGGACCATGACCGGAACGTTGGCTCGAGGCGAGGAGAGGCGGAAGTACATCATTCTCGCCATTGTGCTGACCGGAGTGTTCATGTCGGTGCTCGACTCCGTCGTGGTCAACATCGCGTTGCCGAGCATAACCACCAACTTCCTGGTAAAGGTCTCGGACTCGCAGTGGGTCATCACCATCTATCTGGTGGTGCAGACCAGCCTTCTGATCTTTTTCGGACGCATCGCTGAGTACACC
The window above is part of the Methanomassiliicoccales archaeon genome. Proteins encoded here:
- a CDS encoding histidine phosphatase family protein; this encodes MDERQISLLLEGGKFDTVKLVVRHAERPLYRTAKAPNGVSITEKGMRDAERLGVILERNGIRMDGCSSSIVRRCIQTAELIASGNRYRQPLVTSDSLGGSPLFMDDSEALDRTLDTCSIEDIIGRQLAKDKVAGLKDVETGLRIFMGRVLADPSRSFEVFVSHDLFVCPSVHYLTATPFSTEGYTGFLEGFFIAVRDDRTKILWNSRWYDVTDRLGRLFSRGDGSE
- a CDS encoding sodium:solute symporter family protein, translating into MDTVLFWVFTAIYIAITLFLAYLAWKKTKSGDHFLVAGREVSPWIIGLSYGATFISTSAIVGFGGVAAQLGMGVIWLTVLNIGVGILVAFIVFGKPTRRLGHRLNALTFPDLLGKRFQSPFMQYSTSILILVSMPLYSSAVIIGGASFINVVLGVPYEWALIGFAVITALYVVFGGLLGVMYTDAFQGILMMVGMTAVLILTYSMLGGVTTAHTALTNMSSLVPSGLASAGMTGWTSMPTFGSTVWLKMITTIVMGVGIGVLAQPQLIVRFMTAKDSKALNRAVPIGGVFIIMMTGVAFTVGALTNVYFYQQTGKIALAQPEVAGNTDKIIPLFINSSMPDIIIVLFMLTLLAAAMSTLSSIFHTMGSAAGHDLWIHLKNRKAKDPYEKISQARSSMTATKLGTGVMIIASVALAFVMPGSIIARATAMFMGICAVSFLPLFTHALFSKRVSLIGAKASLVVGVTAWFLWTVFVHVAESQPLGISKFITGNDAVLGNPWQVIDPIVIAMPLSIAALAIGWYLESRRWKTEDRMTAPQ
- a CDS encoding sodium:solute symporter family protein, with amino-acid sequence MVDTATFWVFTAGYVAITLFLAYYGWKKTKSSEDFLLAGKNVSPWVIGLSYGSTFISTSAIVGFGGVAAQLGMGLMWLVFLNIALGILIAFVVFGKPTRRLGQKLKAMTFPDLIGKRYNSHFMQYATGILILISMPLYSSAVLIGGSQFINVTLNVDYNTALLGFALITAAYVVFGGLLAVMYTDAFQGGVMILGMSLILIITFSLLGGVDNAISALTALKDQPAAIAQIGSLTKGGWNGWTTMPNFGSDIWLTMVTTIIMGVGIGVLAQPQLIVRFMTAKDSKALNRAIPIGAVFILLTTGVAYTVGALTNVYFFDHNQKISTVMATTNGVLNTDKIMPLYINSGAMPDIVIVLFMLTLLAAAMSTLSSIFHTMGSAAGHDVWRHFKTTRLMPKSKRCELEECSTLRANKVGAGIMIVASVGLAFIMPPSIIARATAMFMGLCAAAFLPLFTHALFSKKVSLLAAKSSLVVGAVTWFAWTAFVHTKESSALGICKALFGSDSLLAGTSWTVVDSLVIAIPLSILALFIGWYLDKRNDRLLPELA
- a CDS encoding phenylacetate--CoA ligase; translated protein: MSCWNPKVEMMPGDELRGLQLKLLKSLVYRLYSFSPFYRERMDAAHVSPDDIKTLDDVEKLPFMVKGDLRDIPMERLFTASNRELVRYHASSGTTGKPTIVGYTKHDVDNWSESIARGLMSCGITQDDTVQVAYTYGLFTGGLGLHYGAERLGATVVPSSTGNSERQLDLIKTLNVKAIACTPSYLMHLGEVAAKMGIDIRKDTKLRIGVLGAEPWSDGMRDRIFESLGVRGINIYGTSELSGPLWCECERQNGMHVWSDLALVEIVDPKTGKKVGPGEKGELVITMLQKEALPIIRYRTGDITTMDETPCACGRTHPRIGRISGRSDDMLIIRGINVFPSQIEYVLLSMPQLGNEFQIIVERTGALDEMTVKVELKPEGFVDDMAKIEVLRDKIASKLRTTLMVNACIELVEPGSLPRFEGKAKRVIDNRRL
- a CDS encoding ACT domain-containing protein; translation: MADDLDRYKIKQLSIFSENRPGRLMDFSKAMGEENINILAFSIAEGAGYGVIRAFVSDPEKALRRLQEHGFVVRYTDVIAIHMADKPGGLYDLTKVLKEAGINIEYAYAYRNEPGAILVIRVEDIERAISTIKASGAKLLDASSFK
- a CDS encoding phenylacetate--CoA ligase, producing MMPKVELKSLQYKLLKNLVNKLYDQSRFYRTRMESKGVTPDDIRSLDDMAKLPFMTKKDYRENYPDKIFIAPKEDIVRYHASSGTTGKPTIVGYTRNDIDNWSESLARSITSAGLGKHDVVQVSNTYGLFTGGLGFHYAAERIGAAVVPASTGNTERQVELIQDLGVTAMACTPSYMIHVGEVAEKMGVSLKNDTKLRYGLLGAEPWSDKMRDKIYDSLGVKGINCFGASELSGPLFSECEHQQGIHFWGDFALLEIVDPKTGEPVGAGERGEMVLTMLQKEAFPLIRYRIGDLTVMDEEVCACGRTHPRITRITGRVDDMLIIRGINVFPSQVEYSLNTNPEVGNEFQIVVERKGALDTMMVRVELKPEAFTDNILELNCIRERIAHKLRSLLNVNPVIELVGPGTLPRFEGKAKRVIDRREI
- the mutM gene encoding DNA-formamidopyrimidine glycosylase, with the protein product MPELPEVEQARRYLEGNALNRRIDAVEVLDDGVLSDIDAETFRQSMAGRTMTLAGRRGKQMFIGLDDGSYLTIHLGMTGDLAMEYASTPKYARIIFRFEDGAVLCYTDQRKFGALGIVGSVDQFISEHALGPDALCIGRSDFVERVSGHRKAIKTVLLDQRVLSGIGNLYADEVLFQAKVHPEAHADSLALSKLNEIHRQIGLVLRASIAVSSDFSALSAKYLVKVREEGAECPRGNGRLVMIRVGGRTTLFCPRCQRL
- a CDS encoding GNAT family N-acetyltransferase, translating into MQTETIRTFRNDDLDELHRMIMATIEECYSEAYPPEAVSFFQEYHSPEHISDDASNGYTIVVVEKGSIVGTGTLLGSNIRRVFVLPSRQGKGIGSMIMAELERKAAGNSIMAVELDSSSVSVDFYDHLGYVGASRHNINLKGGARLEHVPMRKRVGLHRS
- a CDS encoding Lrp/AsnC family transcriptional regulator, producing the protein MQLDKKDRMIVSMYAKDPGVSQEQIAKEVDLSQPSVAVRIKKLKDSGAIQTMTGINPLKMGLYMAKVDIASNNPSVILDMFRNCPYFANGFTISGRNNLCLMFVSENIATLESIVNGHLRSSKFVKELDFNIIISAERDLVLPTVLTPEHSKTPPCGVDIQCKDCRSFTERKCMGCPITGQYQGWFY
- a CDS encoding DUF2769 domain-containing protein, with translation MDKFEQYLEQMKALGPEQVRNLIETNKKKCICASCPTYNECAARKRERLYCLLGRSKECQLDELGCVCPDCPVTVDLDLRNTYYCTQGSEKEMRLPK